The following are encoded in a window of Vibrio sp. SCSIO 43136 genomic DNA:
- a CDS encoding OmpA family protein, translating to MARLVTLILCILVVGCTSYPPQGRGGLAEQYPEASFSPVMPDEPLGPEHGLRFDWQLGKLHLDALIQEGARWCFPAAVVQATERQNRIARELEGGLLIDAANDLIIFRKSLNELEKKLDYVTSQTRCVPPSDTSQLLAQLDLVNQLFNLLNVDNQFAHDSAEINPKYMGHLAQAAGILRDHHQLTLKVTGHADATGTAEHNQKLAKARAKQVERYLTIFGVSPNQIETHAVGSELPLFDGDSPAVLLTNRRVSVEVINNEQ from the coding sequence ATGGCTAGGTTAGTGACTTTGATTCTCTGCATCTTAGTGGTTGGGTGTACCAGCTACCCTCCTCAAGGACGAGGCGGCCTTGCAGAACAGTACCCAGAAGCGAGCTTTTCACCCGTCATGCCTGATGAACCATTAGGCCCAGAGCATGGACTACGTTTTGATTGGCAGCTTGGCAAATTGCATCTTGATGCACTGATCCAAGAGGGTGCTCGCTGGTGCTTCCCTGCGGCTGTGGTTCAAGCGACTGAGCGCCAAAATCGCATCGCTCGTGAGCTTGAAGGTGGCCTGCTGATTGATGCAGCTAATGACCTGATCATCTTTCGCAAGTCTCTTAATGAACTTGAGAAGAAGTTGGATTACGTGACGAGCCAAACACGCTGTGTACCACCAAGTGATACATCTCAGCTGCTGGCCCAACTAGACTTGGTCAATCAACTTTTCAACCTGCTCAATGTCGATAATCAGTTCGCTCACGATTCAGCAGAAATCAACCCTAAGTACATGGGTCACCTCGCTCAAGCAGCTGGCATCTTACGCGACCACCATCAACTGACGCTAAAAGTCACCGGGCACGCCGACGCCACTGGCACAGCTGAACACAACCAGAAACTCGCCAAAGCGAGAGCCAAACAAGTCGAGCGCTACTTAACTATCTTCGGAGTGTCGCCAAATCAAATAGAAACCCACGCCGTAGGCTCTGAGCTTCCGCTATTTGACGGTGATAGCCCAGCCGTTCTATTAACCAACCGACGCGTTAGCGTTGAAGTCATCAACAATGAACAATAA
- a CDS encoding STAS domain-containing protein, translating into MEMQIINQANNVSALILKGDFDAEGSKVALPYIDEVLNDANRQDIVVHFTHVSFLDSSGIGALVYLYKRLVEQKREMRIEYVQGQPLEIMQLLRIDQTIRVNSLLEMAA; encoded by the coding sequence ATGGAAATGCAAATTATCAATCAAGCAAACAACGTGTCAGCTCTTATTTTGAAAGGTGATTTTGACGCCGAAGGTAGCAAAGTCGCGCTGCCATATATCGATGAAGTATTAAACGATGCTAATCGCCAAGATATCGTTGTGCACTTTACTCATGTTTCGTTTCTAGATTCTTCGGGTATCGGTGCATTGGTTTACTTATACAAGCGTCTTGTTGAGCAAAAGCGTGAAATGCGCATCGAATACGTTCAGGGCCAGCCGCTAGAAATCATGCAGTTGCTACGTATCGACCAGACCATCCGAGTTAACTCACTGCTAGAAATGGCAGCTTAA
- a CDS encoding SLBB domain-containing protein: protein MKWFKTLLISLVLISNAVLANTVQIGDMVQVNLPGEESLNRGFQVDKQGRITLPEIGPIMVAGYDEAQLNQVVLAALNTVFRDLGNATVYVTERQILISVQGYVEAPGEYTLPSDANIQAALYAAGGVRSGAQLNKMQLKRRGNVTLFNYKQFLDSGDNNTLPALESLDTLFVPASPLVGNIEQEFDPAKLADAGDSGDARSAIKVFGEVNAPGSFSYKSNSDLVDILMRSGGVTRYAGVEQIRVITNNQPALFNLKRYLDSGDASLLPTLQPGSTIFVPKMEEEIKSGANTVYIMGEVAAPGAYEGKQGASFMDILANAGGPTRFAESRQIRVLKANGRVIKFDLTAYTEGLSGSKPPQIQAGDAIFVPEKTDMNEKSWLKVAPDRAVSVLGEVVRPGRVEWSDEMDLMDLLAHVGGPTLRADTTKIEVVAGSTMKVFNLDEFIKNGAPRNSLPLIRAGAIVRVHDLPQDPSDNKSQWVRQSSDASIYVFGQVNAPGRYRFTKEMHFLDILSAADGPTKDADIHNIRITHRDKTYSQVSKLNLSLYFETGDESLLPKVTTGDTIYIPEKDKNWLDRSKESTVRVLGAVNQPGRYVFNDNMTILDLLAEAGGPSDAAYLEKISIVNMSCCQGQARTFDLIEFSKTANFYQLPVLRAGDTIYIPDRRESFMEKARMTLKDVLQLTTTIVLIGAL, encoded by the coding sequence ATGAAATGGTTCAAAACTCTACTTATCAGCTTAGTGCTTATCTCTAATGCAGTGCTGGCAAATACAGTTCAAATTGGTGACATGGTTCAAGTGAATCTACCGGGAGAAGAGTCTTTAAATCGAGGCTTTCAAGTGGATAAACAAGGGCGTATAACGCTGCCTGAAATCGGTCCTATCATGGTCGCAGGCTACGATGAAGCTCAACTTAACCAAGTCGTGCTTGCGGCCCTTAACACCGTATTTCGCGATTTGGGTAACGCGACTGTCTACGTCACAGAGCGTCAAATCCTGATTTCAGTGCAAGGCTATGTTGAAGCGCCGGGAGAGTATACCCTACCAAGTGATGCCAACATTCAAGCAGCGCTTTATGCCGCTGGCGGTGTACGCTCAGGTGCGCAACTTAATAAAATGCAACTCAAGCGCCGTGGCAACGTGACACTATTTAACTACAAACAATTCCTCGACAGTGGCGATAACAACACCCTACCAGCACTTGAATCGCTTGATACCCTGTTTGTTCCTGCTTCACCACTTGTCGGCAACATCGAACAAGAATTTGACCCTGCGAAATTGGCCGACGCAGGAGACAGCGGTGACGCTCGCAGTGCGATTAAAGTGTTTGGTGAAGTCAATGCTCCGGGGTCATTTTCATACAAATCCAATAGTGACTTAGTAGACATCCTAATGCGCTCTGGCGGCGTAACTCGCTACGCAGGTGTTGAGCAAATTCGTGTCATCACTAACAACCAGCCAGCGCTATTCAACCTCAAGCGATACCTAGACAGCGGCGATGCTAGTCTACTTCCAACGCTCCAGCCAGGCTCCACTATCTTTGTGCCCAAGATGGAAGAAGAGATCAAATCTGGTGCTAACACTGTGTATATCATGGGTGAGGTCGCAGCCCCTGGTGCCTACGAAGGTAAGCAAGGTGCAAGCTTCATGGATATCCTAGCCAATGCAGGTGGTCCAACTCGATTTGCCGAATCTCGCCAAATTCGAGTGCTTAAAGCCAATGGTCGTGTGATCAAGTTTGACCTGACAGCGTACACCGAAGGGCTATCAGGCAGCAAACCACCTCAAATCCAAGCAGGCGATGCTATTTTTGTCCCTGAAAAAACCGACATGAACGAAAAGTCTTGGTTAAAAGTCGCTCCAGACCGCGCAGTGAGCGTATTAGGTGAAGTGGTTCGTCCAGGTCGAGTAGAATGGTCTGATGAAATGGATTTGATGGATCTTCTTGCCCATGTAGGTGGTCCGACCCTGCGCGCCGACACAACAAAAATTGAAGTCGTCGCAGGCAGCACAATGAAAGTCTTTAACCTTGACGAGTTCATCAAAAATGGCGCTCCGAGAAACTCATTACCTCTGATCCGCGCAGGTGCCATTGTACGAGTGCATGACTTGCCACAAGACCCATCAGACAATAAATCTCAGTGGGTACGCCAAAGCTCTGACGCATCAATCTACGTATTTGGTCAAGTGAATGCACCCGGCCGTTATCGCTTTACCAAAGAAATGCACTTTTTAGATATCTTATCTGCCGCTGACGGCCCAACGAAAGATGCTGATATCCACAATATCCGTATCACTCATCGTGATAAAACCTACTCGCAAGTGAGCAAACTGAACCTGTCACTCTATTTTGAAACCGGTGATGAATCTCTACTGCCAAAAGTAACCACAGGCGACACCATCTACATCCCCGAAAAAGACAAAAACTGGCTAGATCGCTCTAAGGAGTCCACCGTGCGAGTGCTAGGTGCGGTTAATCAACCGGGTCGATACGTGTTCAATGACAACATGACCATCTTGGATTTGCTTGCCGAAGCTGGCGGCCCAAGTGACGCTGCTTACCTAGAAAAAATCAGTATCGTCAACATGTCTTGCTGCCAAGGCCAAGCAAGAACCTTTGACCTCATTGAGTTCAGCAAAACCGCTAACTTTTACCAGCTACCCGTGCTTCGTGCTGGTGACACCATTTATATTCCCGACCGCCGTGAAAGCTTTATGGAAAAAGCCCGCATGACACTCAAAGATGTTCTGCAGTTAACGACCACTATTGTACTGATTGGAGCTCTATAA
- a CDS encoding porin, producing MNPKKSFITLSTLAVSILAATSANALEVYNADGTSFEVYGAIAAHVTHNNFDGADSHAGYSNGTYIEDPGSFAGISASHYLEPFTLSAKVEADIEFNTNSDSLLSNSETLLAARQVYVGVGHDSVGTFKVGMVESPYMKTDKGYFSIWAGGAAMMLSDELGSRRVSNTIVWEKEWDNLSIGVQYQAKRTQDLITFGNGYNAGTLVASFETLGIDGDSNGTAYGENFSIEGGYGFGAEYAFDNGATIAVGYNHAKGISGNGIDALSFSTVSLDDAKHTGVAVAGVYPVTEALALAGRFEQIENDYTNNTANDKFQNITLGVNYQWEAYLRSYVGVDRIYNKTSGATEDTPYTGAHIGTAFAPVAWGEIYLELYNTDYEVGSVEVTGQAVYFGAAALF from the coding sequence ATGAATCCAAAAAAATCCTTTATAACTCTCTCGACGCTTGCTGTTTCAATTCTTGCTGCAACATCAGCCAATGCGTTGGAAGTTTACAATGCAGACGGCACCAGTTTTGAAGTGTACGGTGCAATCGCAGCGCACGTGACGCACAATAACTTTGACGGAGCAGACAGTCACGCTGGCTACTCAAACGGCACCTATATTGAAGACCCAGGCTCATTTGCGGGCATAAGCGCTTCTCACTATCTTGAGCCGTTCACGCTCAGTGCAAAAGTAGAAGCTGATATCGAGTTCAATACCAATAGTGATTCACTGTTGAGTAATTCTGAAACCTTGCTGGCAGCGCGTCAGGTATACGTAGGTGTTGGCCATGACAGTGTAGGTACATTCAAAGTCGGTATGGTGGAGTCCCCATACATGAAGACAGACAAAGGCTATTTCAGTATTTGGGCAGGTGGCGCAGCTATGATGCTTTCTGATGAGCTTGGCAGTCGTCGTGTGTCTAACACTATCGTGTGGGAAAAAGAGTGGGATAACTTGTCGATAGGTGTTCAATACCAAGCCAAGCGCACTCAAGACCTAATTACTTTTGGTAACGGCTATAATGCAGGTACTTTGGTTGCGTCGTTCGAAACCTTGGGTATTGATGGTGACAGTAATGGTACCGCCTATGGTGAGAACTTCTCCATCGAAGGTGGCTACGGCTTTGGCGCTGAGTACGCATTTGATAACGGTGCAACCATAGCTGTCGGTTATAACCATGCGAAAGGTATCTCGGGTAACGGTATCGATGCTCTATCATTCTCTACCGTGAGCCTAGATGATGCCAAACATACAGGGGTTGCAGTTGCGGGTGTTTACCCAGTGACAGAAGCGCTGGCGCTTGCTGGTCGATTTGAGCAAATTGAAAATGACTACACCAACAACACCGCAAACGACAAATTCCAGAACATTACTTTGGGTGTTAACTACCAGTGGGAAGCTTACTTGCGTAGCTACGTTGGCGTAGACCGCATCTACAATAAAACCAGTGGTGCGACAGAAGATACGCCATACACAGGCGCACATATCGGTACTGCTTTTGCGCCAGTGGCTTGGGGAGAAATCTACCTAGAGCTATACAACACAGATTATGAAGTGGGTAGTGTTGAGGTGACAGGTCAGGCGGTTTACTTCGGTGCAGCTGCGCTGTTCTAA
- a CDS encoding helix-turn-helix transcriptional regulator codes for MDKLITQIQQQNIAKMYEHCGKDSFYTELQKVFQQIIRHDAFCAIRSCDYQVKLDYFLGGIKQQKSLEKLLSSIKHRYQPLQTESLLYRPLRTGQFPADKMFSFLWRNYCLQQSIKDQLVITPPSHHDSHHIWLIVDLSSQYDSFRSEQIQRVKHWLPTIEHLIDQHQKKLDAQLSLDSLFDQAIEQFTATYLTPREAQLAKLMFAGRSSKHAAKELAISPATERVHRANIYSKLGINSQAELLSCLLHKTNGEPFRLAV; via the coding sequence GGATAAACTTATCACCCAAATTCAGCAGCAAAATATTGCAAAGATGTATGAGCATTGCGGCAAAGATAGTTTTTACACTGAGCTGCAAAAAGTCTTCCAACAAATTATTCGCCACGATGCATTTTGCGCAATACGAAGCTGTGATTACCAGGTTAAGCTCGACTATTTTTTGGGCGGTATTAAACAGCAGAAGAGCCTTGAGAAGCTTCTATCATCGATAAAACACCGATACCAACCTTTGCAAACCGAAAGTTTGCTCTATCGACCGCTAAGAACTGGGCAGTTCCCTGCGGACAAAATGTTCAGCTTCTTATGGCGAAATTACTGCTTACAACAGTCTATTAAAGATCAGTTGGTCATCACTCCACCATCCCATCACGACAGTCATCACATATGGTTGATCGTCGATTTATCAAGTCAGTACGATAGCTTTCGTAGCGAGCAGATCCAACGCGTTAAACATTGGCTTCCAACCATCGAGCACTTGATTGATCAACACCAGAAGAAGCTTGATGCTCAACTCAGCCTAGATTCCCTGTTTGACCAAGCCATTGAACAGTTTACAGCCACCTACTTAACTCCACGAGAAGCACAATTAGCCAAGCTTATGTTCGCAGGCCGCAGCTCAAAACATGCCGCCAAGGAACTTGCTATTTCCCCAGCGACCGAACGTGTTCATCGCGCTAATATCTATTCCAAGCTCGGTATTAACAGCCAAGCAGAATTGCTCAGCTGTCTACTACACAAAACAAACGGCGAGCCGTTTAGACTCGCCGTTTAA